The segment TTCTTGGAAATTTGGAAGATTTTGATTCATAAAGATTTCAGAGTTTTTATTACATTCAATTTCTAATATACCATCTTTTGTTTCTTGAGTATATTTACCTTGAGATATTATTTTTTCTTTTATTAAAAGTGAAAAAGCAGCAATTGTTGCATGGCCACATAGATTTACTTCTTCTTTTGGAGTAAAAAATCTTATTTTAAAATCTGCTTTATTTGAATTAGAAACAAATGCAGTTTCTGAATATCCAATATTTTTAGCAATTAACTTCATCTTTTTTTCATCAAAGTTATCTGCATTTAATACTATACCAGCAGGGTTTCCACCATTGATTGTTTCTGCAAATGAAGAAAGTCTGTCAACTTTTATTTTCAAAATAATTCCCCCTTTTAATAATTATTATAACAAATTATTTACTTATCACTAATTTTTTTAATAATATTATAATAATTTTTATGCAATAATGGTATTTTGAGTATAAAAAATTTGGAGATGATTTATGGATAAAAAAGTATTGAATATAATTTATTTTTCTGGAACTGGAAATACTAAGACATTGGTAGATGAAACGATTTCTTTTTTTGAAGAAAAAGATTATACAATAAATAAATTTAAGTTAGAAAACTTAAAGGATGTATCTTTTTTGAATGAAGATGATATTAATTGTATAGCTTTTCCCGTGGCGGTTCATACTACATATCCTTTTGTTAGAGAGTTTATAGAGGAATTACCAATTGGAAAGTTTAATTTTTTTGTTTTTACTACACTTGCTGGTCCATATAGTGGTGTTCCAAAATATATTAAAAATGAATTTTCTAAAAAGGGATATAATATTTTAGGAATAAAAGAAATAACAATGCCAAGTAATTTAGTTCCTAAAAGTATAGATGAGTTAAAGAATAATAGTATAAAAACAAAAGCTATAGATAAATTAAAAGATTTTTTAGAAAAAGTTATAAATCAAAATAAAGATATACCGAAGAATAAATTTTTGACAGATATGTTTATTCCTGTTGCAAATAGTAAATGGATATGGAATTTTATGCAAAAATTTTTAAAACTTCATATAGATGAAAATGAATGTATAAATTGTGGATTATGT is part of the Oceanotoga teriensis genome and harbors:
- a CDS encoding EFR1 family ferrodoxin (N-terminal region resembles flavodoxins. C-terminal ferrodoxin region binds two 4Fe-4S clusters.), encoding MDKKVLNIIYFSGTGNTKTLVDETISFFEEKDYTINKFKLENLKDVSFLNEDDINCIAFPVAVHTTYPFVREFIEELPIGKFNFFVFTTLAGPYSGVPKYIKNEFSKKGYNILGIKEITMPSNLVPKSIDELKNNSIKTKAIDKLKDFLEKVINQNKDIPKNKFLTDMFIPVANSKWIWNFMQKFLKLHIDENECINCGLCSRICPVSNIIKEDYPKIMDNCQSCMRCISYCPKKAIKSGKKDFMQYKALPISKL